ATTAATTTGTTGAGTGATGCCTAACGCCATACCAAAAGCATTTGCCGTGCCTCTGGGGATAACACCTAAAGGAACATCTGTGCCAATCATCGCTCCCGCTACCGCAGAAACCGTACCGTCACCACCAGAGGCAATAATTAAATCTGCATCTTGAGAGATCGCCTGAATTGCTAATTCTTGCGGACTGATATCGAGGCTGGTTAAATGAACCTCCAGGTGTAAATGAGGATCTAACATTTGTTTAATAAAGTTAAGATCCTGCTCGCCGTTGCCTCCACCAGATACAGGATTAAAAATTAAATGAGCGACCAAACTCTGAGCAAAGCTGGTGGCGATCGCTTCTGCCGTACCTAAATTAGTCGCTAGAGGAACTAAGTGAACGTTACAAATTCGCAGTAGTGTCTGAATATCTGGCTCATGGGGTTGAGCATTTAAGGGGTCAATCAAAAAAATAACCGCGATTATTTCCCCTGCAACAACCTTGGCGGCAATTTGAGCATCTCCCCCCACCGATCCTGATGCCATCCGTTCTATTATTAGATTGGTAGCGTCTTCAATACGTTTACCCGTAGTTTCTGTGGCGATAAGATGATAGCGAGCTAACAAGGGTTGATGACGAATGGCAAATTTTACTATATCGTCTTTTTTATGATCATGGGCAATTAAAGCGATCGTTCTAGCCATAAGTGATTGTCAACAGCAAAGAAAAAATGAAAATGGTTCGGTTGTGTTCGGTTT
This DNA window, taken from Pleurocapsa sp. FMAR1, encodes the following:
- the mgsA gene encoding methylglyoxal synthase, with amino-acid sequence MARTIALIAHDHKKDDIVKFAIRHQPLLARYHLIATETTGKRIEDATNLIIERMASGSVGGDAQIAAKVVAGEIIAVIFLIDPLNAQPHEPDIQTLLRICNVHLVPLATNLGTAEAIATSFAQSLVAHLIFNPVSGGGNGEQDLNFIKQMLDPHLHLEVHLTSLDISPQELAIQAISQDADLIIASGGDGTVSAVAGAMIGTDVPLGVIPRGTANAFGMALGITQQINQLRRACEIILAGKTRVIDAARCNNLPLILLAGIGYEAETIEKADREAKNRWGSLAYIMAGWQQLNEQQLFDAEIEIEGEMRTFQAGAITIANAAPPTSVLAQGIGEVVMDDGLLDITIATVDNKIQAVTTMLSMLGAALIRTSAELDNIVHLRSRKVKISANPIQKVVLDGEIIGNTPLEIECLPQSLTVFAPVL